From one Butyricimonas faecihominis genomic stretch:
- a CDS encoding M23 family metallopeptidase: protein MKKTKWIWIWAAIGLVLGIIIFWPSNRGNKEAILEASAVEEVVDTTEQQQIHYKYGIPDENFIIEEGIVGKNENLSLILSKYKVSPAKIHEISQRCKDIFDVRSIRRGQNYTLFLAQDSLRTPEFFIYEKNALEYVVIDFKETADVYVGKKDIVTKEKTANIIINSNLWNAMVDAQADPMLAVTLSDIYAWSIDFYGIAKGDSVRVLYEQSYVEDKPLQDFNVKAAIFTNSGKDFYAIPFEQNEKLAYFDEEGNSLQKTFLKAPLKYSRISSGFSNNRFHPVLKRYRAHHGVDYAAPTGTEVHTIGDGVVVKKAYQANGGGNYVTIKHNSVYTTTYMHLSKFAKGIQPGKRVKQGDVIGYVGSTGLATGPHLDFRVYKNGTPINPLKMSSPPKEPISPENMPRFIQTRDSLVKILKQTL, encoded by the coding sequence ATGAAAAAAACGAAATGGATTTGGATTTGGGCAGCCATAGGGCTCGTGTTAGGTATTATTATTTTTTGGCCCAGCAACAGAGGAAACAAAGAGGCAATATTAGAGGCTAGTGCGGTAGAGGAAGTTGTTGACACGACCGAACAACAACAAATTCATTACAAATACGGTATCCCCGATGAAAACTTTATTATAGAAGAAGGTATCGTGGGAAAAAATGAGAATCTCTCTTTAATCCTTTCCAAATACAAGGTATCACCAGCCAAAATCCATGAAATCTCCCAACGCTGCAAGGATATCTTTGACGTACGAAGTATCAGAAGAGGTCAAAACTACACTCTTTTCTTGGCACAAGACAGCCTTCGCACCCCGGAATTTTTCATTTACGAAAAAAATGCCTTAGAATACGTTGTCATAGATTTCAAGGAAACTGCGGATGTTTACGTGGGCAAAAAAGACATCGTGACCAAAGAGAAAACAGCTAATATAATTATAAACTCCAATCTATGGAATGCCATGGTTGATGCCCAAGCAGACCCCATGCTCGCTGTCACGCTATCCGATATCTACGCATGGAGCATCGATTTTTACGGCATTGCCAAAGGCGATTCAGTGCGTGTCCTTTACGAACAATCATACGTGGAAGACAAACCCCTGCAAGACTTTAACGTGAAAGCCGCCATTTTCACCAATTCCGGCAAAGACTTCTATGCCATTCCTTTTGAACAAAACGAAAAACTGGCCTATTTTGATGAAGAAGGAAATAGCTTACAAAAAACCTTTTTAAAAGCCCCCTTAAAATATTCCCGTATTTCTTCCGGTTTCTCCAATAACCGTTTCCACCCGGTACTGAAAAGATACAGGGCGCATCATGGCGTGGACTATGCAGCCCCAACAGGGACGGAAGTACACACCATCGGGGACGGCGTTGTCGTGAAAAAAGCCTATCAAGCTAACGGTGGAGGAAACTACGTAACCATCAAACACAACAGCGTGTACACCACAACATATATGCACCTTTCCAAATTTGCTAAAGGGATCCAACCGGGCAAACGGGTAAAACAAGGTGATGTCATCGGCTATGTCGGTAGTACAGGACTGGCAACAGGCCCTCATTTGGATTTCCGGGTATATAAAAATGGAACTCCCATCAACCCGTTAAAAATGAGTTCACCCCCAAAAGAACCGATCTCACCGGAAAATATGCCTCGTTTCATTCAAACGAGAGACTCGCTTGTGAAGATCTTAAAACAAACCCTATAA